From the genome of candidate division KSB1 bacterium:
TTGGAAACCGCATAGACTTCCTCATCGATCGCTTCTGGTTTGCCATATCTAATGTTAGTGATGATAATCTCATTAGTATTAAAAAGCCGTTAATAGGCCTTCTTTTCAAATTAAAGGGTACCGTGCTAGCAATCCTAATTGGTTCATATGAAAATGTTAAACCAAAATAGTGCTCGCTTTAAAATCGAGATAAAAGGATGGCTTTTTAAAAACGTTTGTCTTGGTCAAAAATTTGTTGAGCATCCATCCTTAGAATCCCATCTTCCACTTTGCCACGGTAGTGTCTTCTACAGTATAGATAGACTTTTCGGTGAAATATGCAAATCGGCATTTCTCAGGGATCTCAAACGATTCAAGATAAGCCCCGTCAGCAGTCCGATAAGTATCTACTACCATTCCTTTTCGCCCGATAGAACCAGCCCAAGAAAGTATATAGATAGTGGAATCAATGACATTCATACTCAAAGCTGCCAAGGGAGCTTTTTGATCGATTCGCATACCTGATCCCTTAGCAAAAACTTCTATCTTTGGAAGCGGGATTCGATCAATGGTTTCTACAAAGAAGCGTAGCACACCCTGCGAAGAAAAAGAAGCTATCAGCCCAGCGCGAACAAAAGTGAAATATAATGCGTTATCGTTTCCGATTTCAATCCACCCATCTATTAGAAGATGAAGTTCATCTTGATTTGGCAAAAGCGAACCAAAGGAAGATTGCAGCTTGCCAGCTGCATTATACTTTTCAAATAAATGCGTTATAGGGATGGCTGGCATTATGATAAAATCGCCGCAATTAAGAAGGACAATTCGCTGAGGCAAACTTTTTAGACGGATGGTCTGCTTAATAGAACCATCTGGATTAAATATAGTAATGATTCCGGCGATAGGGTCACAAATCCAAACATCTCCGTTCATTGCCACCGTAAAATCGGTAGGATTTAGTAACTCTCCAGGCCCCTGTCCCTTG
Proteins encoded in this window:
- a CDS encoding 6-bladed beta-propeller — its product is MFKPRMFVIVLGLLIFVGLIIGHFASDNDRFVKVIHNQTTAQKLPSAKPQNSANRRFKPANAMKVFTIGLGSEDALFNPYWVKVDKFKNIYILDGGDFTIKKFSPEGRFSNRFGKGKGQGPGELLNPTDFTVAMNGDVWICDPIAGIITIFNPDGSIKQTIRLKSLPQRIVLLNCGDFIIMPAIPITHLFEKYNAAGKLQSSFGSLLPNQDELHLLIDGWIEIGNDNALYFTFVRAGLIASFSSQGVLRFFVETIDRIPLPKIEVFAKGSGMRIDQKAPLAALSMNVIDSTIYILSWAGSIGRKGMVVDTYRTADGAYLESFEIPEKCRFAYFTEKSIYTVEDTTVAKWKMGF